The genomic region GTCCATAATCCGCTCAGCCCGCTTATAGGGCTCCTAGCAGGCCTAGGAATAGGAGCGGCGATAGGACTACTCCACGCAGCGCTAACAGCGTACCTTAAGGGCGACCACATAATACCGGGCGTCGGTATCAACACGTTAGCCCTGGGACTAGTGCCGTTCATGCTCATAGTCTATTGGCACAGCGCTGGCCAGCACCAGGTATACAATTATGCACGCGTTCCGAGGATTGGCGGCATAAGCCCTGTAACAATCTTCGCGCTGATCCTGGCCCCCATCATGTGGTACATATTGTTTAGGACAAGCATCGGCCTCACCATTAGAAGTGTCGGCGAGAACCCCGAAGCAGCAGACACTGTTGGAATACACGTTGAAAGAGTACAAGCCATTGCAACAATCATAGGAGCTTCCCTTGCAGGCCTCGCGGGTGCATTCATGAGCCTTGACTGGCTGTCAACGCTTACCAAGGAGATAGCGGCTGGAAGAGGCTTCATAGCCCTAGCCTTAGTAGTTTTCAGCGACTGGAACCCGCTAAGAGCACTAGGAGGAGCCGCGCTCTTCGGCTTCTTCGACGTGCTACGAGAATGGGTCAAGATAATGCCCTCCGTGAAGGCAGTTGTACCCGACACACTGCTCAACACAATCCCCTACATAGTCACGCTGGCAGCTGTTGCAGGAGTCCTAGGCAGGGTAAGACCACCGCGACACGTAGGCCAGCCCTATAAGAGGGAATAAGGATCCAAGACACACAGCGCTCTTTTCTAAGCGCTTTTTGTTAACCATAAATGGTTCTTACGTCTATTTTTCCTCCTAGCCAGCACCTAGAGCCAGAGAGGGATAGCGGCTTGGCCGAGGAGTGCTGCGTCGACACAGTCTGTGAAGGTTGCCCCGTGCTGCTCTACATAGATGAGCGTAGACGCTTCATATTCCGTGTCCGCAGGGGCGGCACCACTGGCAGCGATCGCGGAGTACTTCGCCATGACGACGTAATAGGGCTCCGATACGGGTCGTGGGTCAAGCTCAGCAGCGGCATCAAGGCGCTCGTCATGAGGCCAAGGCTTGTCGATTACATGGAGCGAGGGCTAAGGAGGAAGACCCAAGTAATATACCCCAAGGATCACGGCTTCATCGCCATGCTCTTAGACCTTAAGCCGGGCAT from Pyrofollis japonicus harbors:
- a CDS encoding ABC transporter permease codes for the protein MDAHTAWLFTLSTLDAMTPILLTALGEILAERAGIVNIGLEGIIMLGAMVGVMAAEAVHNPLSPLIGLLAGLGIGAAIGLLHAALTAYLKGDHIIPGVGINTLALGLVPFMLIVYWHSAGQHQVYNYARVPRIGGISPVTIFALILAPIMWYILFRTSIGLTIRSVGENPEAADTVGIHVERVQAIATIIGASLAGLAGAFMSLDWLSTLTKEIAAGRGFIALALVVFSDWNPLRALGGAALFGFFDVLREWVKIMPSVKAVVPDTLLNTIPYIVTLAAVAGVLGRVRPPRHVGQPYKRE